TCGCAGCCGGGAAGGAAACCCGGACGGGCCGCTGCACGGGGAAGTCATCGTGTTCACGGGGACGCTTTTGCGCCCGCGCAGCGAGCTTGTCGACAAGGCGGTCGAGTGGGGTTGCGACTACAGGAATCGGATGTCCGGGAGGGTCACCATTCTGGTTGTGGGCACACAGGACGAGCGCAAGTTGCGCGGTCGCAAGAAGAGCACAAAGCAGCGCGACGCCGAGGCGCTCATCACCAAGGGCCACGAGCTGCGCATCATCACCGAAGAGGACTTCTGGCAGCTCACGGAGTAGGCAGCGGGTCGCATCAGGGCATGGGGGAGGGTTCGGACCCCGAGGCGCGCTTGCCCAAAAAAAATCTCCCCACAGCTTTTTCAGGATACCCCAATGAAAGCGAACCCGATGATCCGTTCCTTGGCCGTCCTGCTCGCCCTCCTCGCGTCCTCCTGCCTCTGCGGCGACCCCGCGGACCCGGCCGGGATCGACCTGGATCAGCCGCCTTCCCCGACCGCCATCAGCTCGAGATGAGATGACGCGACGAACGCCCACCGCGGTCCTCGCCGTGCTGCTGCTGCTCGGCTGCGAACAGTCCGCGCTCGTGGTGCCCGCCGCGCCCGCCACGAGCGCGCCCGCCTCCGTCTTCGAGGCGACTGCCGCCGCCTCCATCACGAGCGCAGCCGTCTCCGCCTCCGATCCCGCGCCCGCCTTCGGGGACACGATCGAGCTTTCGGTGGAGGTGGAGGGCGCCTGGGACCGCATCACCTACGCCTGGGCCACCACGGGCGCCGGCACCTTCACGAACACGGACTCGTCCGTCGCGACCTACGTGGTCGCCGCGGCCGACGTCGGCGAGACCCTCGTCTTCGGGGCCATCGTCGCGGCCTTCGGGACGGGTGACGCCGCCGAGGCCGGGACGGCCGCCGCCCGCGCACCCACGACGACCGCCGCCGTGCCCGCCCTCGAGCTTCCGTGGGAGATGCCGGAGGGCGCGGTGTTCGACTGGGGGACGGTCTGGCTCACGCCCGACATCATCACGCAAGACGACCCGACGGCGCTCGACAGCCTGCGCTACACCGGCCGGGGGGCTCGCTGGTTCTTCGATCCGCGCACCGATCCGCGCGCGTGGAGGGAGGACCTAAACACCTACCTGTTCGACGCGCACTTCGGCGACCATGTCATGGAGGTTCAGGCCCATCCAGCCTACGGATCGGCCGAGGCCGCCGAAGCCATGGCTGCCTACTACGCAGCCGTGATAGGTCGGCTTCCGCAGGGGATCCGGAGCGGCGGCAGCGAAATCGAGATCGCACCGTTGGAGGATGGCGGCTACGCCGGCGGCGCTCCCTGCGGGGGCATCTTCCACGCTGCGTGGCCGCCCGCCCGGGGGCCGGCGCCCTATGACGAGGAGGTTGCGTTCCACGAGGGGGGCCACGTCTCGCTCGACGACTGCAACTGGCCGGAGGAAGGCACCCTCCGGCGGCACAGCCGGTCGCCCGGCTGGCTTGCGGCCCAGGAGGCCGACAGCCTTTTCATCTCGCCGTACGCCCGGGACTGGCCGAACCGGGAGGACCTGGCCGAGACCGTCCTGCCGTGGTTCGCGGTCCGCTGCGTGCCCGAACGGGTGGACCGGTTCTATCGCTACGCCGTCGAGAGGTACATCCCGCACCGGCTGGCGTATCTGGACTCGAGGCTGGACACGGCGCCGTTCGAGTGCTCGAGCAGTAGGCCCTGACACGGCGTTGCAGCGGAGTCGACCGGCGATCGCCCGCCTTCCGCCGCCTTCCGCCGGATCCGGCCGCAACCATCGGGTTTCGCCCGCATCCCTCACAATCCCGACTCCTCTTGCCCCTCCGGCCTCCTGTACGACACCGCCAGCGTGGCCGCTGCGGCGCGCTTCGCCTCCTCGCCCCTCCGGTCGTAGATCCGCGTCGTGTCCGTCCACGCGTGCCCCATGCAGTCGGCCACCACCGCTAGGTCGTTCCCCGCGGCCAGCGGGTGCGTCGCGAACGATCTCCGGAGCGCGTGCGGCGTTACGCCCCCGAGCCCCGCCTGGTCCGCACGGCTCCGGAGCCGCGAGATCCTCCAGCAGGCCCGATGTCCGCCCTGCCCTTACCCCTCGGGAACCCGAGATCGTCAAGTCTGCGCGATCCCAAGGCCCTTGGATTCCGCGAAATGCCTCCCAAACACCTCGAAACGGGTCCTCCGAGCCCCGTCGCGGAGTCAATCAGGTCCCGCTGCCCGCGCCCCCGGCCGCCAGATACGCCGACCAGTCCTGCATGACCTGGCGCCGGCGCTCGAACAGGTCGCTCCTGAAGTACGCTCCCTCGACCCCGCCGACCTTGTGCGCCAGCGCCGCCTCGGCGACCGTGCGGTCCACGCCCGTCTCCGCGGCCCAGTCGCGGAATGAACTCCGCAGCCCGTGCACCGTGCTGGGGATCCCGAGGTCCCGAAACGCCCCCGCCACCTGAGGGCTCCGCAGCTCCCGTCCCTTGAAGCTGGGGAAGATCAACCCCGACCCGTTCTCGATCTCCCGGGCCTCCTCCAGCACCGCCAGCGCGCCCGTCGAAAGGGGCACCCGGTGCTCCCGCCCGGTCTTCATGCGCTCGGCGGGCACCGTCCACGTCGCGCGGTCCCGGTCGATCTCCGGCCAGCGCGCCCTCCGCGCCTCGCCGCTCCTCGTCGCCGTCAGGGCCACGAACTCCAGACACAGCCGGATGCCCAACCACGCGTCCGATTCCCGGACCGCCTCAAGCGCCGTCCCTACCTCGGCATGAGGAAGGGCCCGGAAGTGCGTCCGGTGGCGCGTGCCCCGCGGCAGCGCCGCCGCGATGGCGTCGCCCGCCGGGTTGTCCTCCCGGTAGCCCCTGGCCACCGCCCACTTCATCACCGCGCCGATGCGCCGGCGCACCCGCGCCGCCGTGGGCCGCTTCTCGTTCCAGATCGGCGCCAGACAGGCCAGCACGTCGGCGGTCGTGATCTCGCCCACCCGCTTGCGCCCCAGCT
This region of Gammaproteobacteria bacterium genomic DNA includes:
- a CDS encoding site-specific integrase: MSRLRSRADQAGLGGVTPHALRRSFATHPLAAGNDLAVVADCMGHAWTDTTRIYDRRGEEAKRAAAATLAVSYRRPEGQEESGL
- a CDS encoding tyrosine-type recombinase/integrase, whose product is MTRPKRLSAAFVRTVKRPGRYGDGRGGYGLSLLVKPTASGRLSKTWAQRMRIGGRPFNVGLGPYPVVTLAEARAKALENRRAIQKGMDPRSGGMPTFERAAEKVIALHAKNWKGDASEKQWRQCLRDYVFPKLGRKRVGEITTADVLACLAPIWNEKRPTAARVRRRIGAVMKWAVARGYREDNPAGDAIAAALPRGTRHRTHFRALPHAEVGTALEAVRESDAWLGIRLCLEFVALTATRSGEARRARWPEIDRDRATWTVPAERMKTGREHRVPLSTGALAVLEEAREIENGSGLIFPSFKGRELRSPQVAGAFRDLGIPSTVHGLRSSFRDWAAETGVDRTVAEAALAHKVGGVEGAYFRSDLFERRRQVMQDWSAYLAAGGAGSGT